One Massilia sp. 9096 genomic window carries:
- a CDS encoding hydroxymethylpyrimidine/phosphomethylpyrimidine kinase, which yields MTPARMRLCVLVFAGLDPSGGAGIQADIEAIGANGAHALPIVTALTVQDNERVHGIVPVDSALLSRQAAVLLERMPIRAVKLGIPGNRANAEAIAAVVAQLRALQPDLAVVLDPVLGSGRGDALARGSALDSLAPLLAHATLLLPNLPEARALGLLPALETDVAPVAQAIAASAARCPHLLITGGHGEGAVVVNRWTGAAGAREWRWPRLPGEFHGSGCTLASSIAARLALGDTMEQALENGQRYCNQALADAYAIAPGQLIPHRTHL from the coding sequence ATGACGCCGGCGCGGATGCGTCTGTGCGTGCTGGTGTTCGCCGGCCTGGACCCGTCCGGCGGGGCCGGCATCCAGGCCGACATCGAAGCGATCGGCGCCAACGGCGCGCACGCGCTGCCGATCGTCACCGCGCTGACCGTGCAGGACAACGAGCGCGTGCACGGCATCGTCCCGGTCGACAGCGCGCTGCTGTCGCGCCAGGCGGCCGTGCTGCTCGAACGGATGCCGATCCGCGCGGTCAAGCTCGGCATCCCGGGCAACCGCGCCAATGCCGAGGCCATCGCCGCGGTCGTGGCGCAGCTGCGCGCGCTCCAGCCCGATCTGGCGGTGGTGCTCGACCCGGTGCTGGGCAGCGGCCGCGGCGACGCCCTTGCACGAGGCAGCGCCCTGGACAGCCTGGCGCCGCTGCTCGCGCATGCCACGCTGCTGCTGCCGAACCTGCCGGAAGCACGGGCGCTCGGCCTGCTGCCGGCGCTGGAGACGGATGTGGCGCCGGTAGCGCAGGCGATCGCGGCCAGCGCCGCGCGTTGCCCGCACCTCCTGATCACCGGCGGCCACGGCGAGGGCGCCGTGGTCGTCAACCGCTGGACCGGCGCGGCCGGCGCGCGCGAATGGCGCTGGCCGCGCCTGCCCGGCGAGTTCCACGGCAGCGGCTGCACGCTGGCCTCCAGCATCGCCGCCCGGCTGGCGCTGGGCGACACGATGGAACAGGCGCTGGAAAACGGCCAGCGCTACTGCAACCAGGCGCTGGCCGACGCGTATGCGATCGCGCCGGGCCAGCTCATCCCGCACCGCACTCACCTCTGA
- a CDS encoding LysM domain-containing protein, which yields MATGLFIRLEARQTKGQAKETPSRATSGYELWQETIDGAMSDARWHGYDCDIQRAVNQFNKHLSRTAGYRALDWRLIKAMVWTESGGPNSRAWRDNPIQIGNPGDPGLSALFSGREGGELIIPPELRNRLTIGTVKMSPQMNISAGIACLLMRHASYSFTTVQDEQGNKTYDVLVKAGDTLEKIAKSNGTTVGTIRKCSTGALVLRPGQSLRYRKASIQKVIARWASANTNSIASLYNVGDPAYAKKLTYCLPVMQKASQLADKSSGYQAKAADIMSCFLVPNTEIKADGKKPRRQNDDRAF from the coding sequence ATGGCGACCGGCCTTTTCATTCGACTGGAGGCAAGACAGACCAAGGGGCAGGCGAAGGAAACACCGTCACGTGCAACAAGTGGCTATGAACTTTGGCAAGAAACCATTGATGGAGCAATGAGCGACGCGCGGTGGCATGGCTACGATTGCGATATCCAACGCGCCGTCAATCAATTCAACAAGCATCTATCGCGTACTGCCGGCTACAGGGCGCTTGATTGGCGGCTCATCAAGGCAATGGTCTGGACTGAATCCGGCGGCCCGAACAGCAGGGCTTGGCGCGACAATCCTATCCAGATCGGCAATCCAGGCGATCCCGGACTTTCCGCATTGTTTTCTGGGCGTGAGGGGGGCGAACTCATCATCCCGCCCGAACTCCGAAACAGGCTGACCATCGGAACCGTGAAGATGTCGCCGCAGATGAACATCAGTGCCGGCATTGCCTGTCTTCTCATGCGTCATGCGTCCTACAGCTTTACAACTGTCCAGGATGAGCAGGGTAACAAGACCTACGATGTCCTGGTGAAGGCTGGGGACACACTCGAAAAGATCGCAAAATCAAATGGCACTACCGTAGGGACGATAAGGAAGTGCAGCACCGGCGCGCTCGTTTTACGTCCCGGGCAATCCCTCCGGTATCGAAAAGCGTCGATTCAAAAAGTCATCGCGAGGTGGGCTTCCGCCAACACAAACAGCATCGCAAGCTTATATAACGTCGGCGATCCCGCTTACGCGAAGAAGCTGACATATTGCTTGCCCGTTATGCAGAAAGCCAGCCAGCTGGCGGACAAGTCCAGCGGCTACCAAGCCAAAGCCGCAGACATCATGTCTTGTTTCCTGGTCCCGAATACCGAAATAAAAGCGGACGGTAAAAAGCCCCGGCGCCAAAATGACGACAGGGCTTTTTAA
- the thiE gene encoding thiamine phosphate synthase, with protein MQANLRANLRGLYLVTPNWDDTDRLLDVTRQAMRAGFALLQYRHKDASPALRQEQAQALLRLCREHDCPLVINDHVDLCMAIDADGVHVGGTDAAVATVRAALGGSKIVGASCYGDFELARTAEANGASYVAFGGFYPSLVKKYEVTTRPDIVARAKAELQVPVVVIGGMTAANSKPLVALGADMVAAISSVYLAQDTRNAAQEFAALF; from the coding sequence ATGCAAGCGAATCTGCGAGCGAATCTGCGCGGCTTGTACCTGGTCACGCCCAACTGGGATGACACCGACCGTCTGCTGGACGTGACGCGCCAGGCGATGCGGGCCGGCTTCGCGCTGCTGCAGTACCGCCACAAAGACGCCTCGCCGGCGCTGCGCCAGGAACAGGCGCAGGCCCTGCTGCGGCTGTGCCGCGAGCACGACTGCCCGCTGGTCATCAACGACCACGTCGACCTGTGCATGGCGATCGACGCCGACGGCGTGCACGTCGGCGGCACCGACGCCGCGGTCGCCACGGTGCGCGCGGCGCTCGGCGGATCGAAAATCGTCGGCGCCTCGTGCTACGGCGATTTCGAATTGGCGCGCACCGCCGAGGCAAACGGCGCCAGCTACGTCGCCTTCGGCGGCTTCTATCCGTCGCTGGTCAAGAAGTACGAAGTCACCACCCGTCCCGATATCGTCGCGCGCGCCAAGGCGGAGTTGCAAGTGCCGGTGGTGGTGATCGGCGGGATGACGGCGGCCAACAGCAAGCCGCTGGTCGCGCTGGGGGCGGATATGGTGGCGGCGATCAGCAGCGTGTATCTGGCGCAGGATACGCGGAATGCGGCGCAGGAGTTCGCAGCGCTGTTCTAA